One window of the Leptospira ryugenii genome contains the following:
- a CDS encoding heparan-alpha-glucosaminide N-acetyltransferase domain-containing protein, whose translation MRDQSIDILRGLFVFLMILVNLPGSWGAMYTPLQHAEKTGIHLADLVFPGFLYVLGFSYYLQIANENSIRSWKKAVFRVFLIFLLGIFLSLFPKWNWEEFRLMGVLQRIALVYAIIYLLLPKAKLGPSFWLSFFFLSLLSLGNEFWNQRLGGFQWESFETKESLSAYLDRFLLGKHIWKPDYDPEGVLTTIISVQSALLGFLSAWFRQNKKDTLIQLAFVFLLFALVITIPRPPSKLFWNLSFVFWNACFCTLFLDLIQRGQRVSIGFQVAYWMFSPFGRHALLLFFLMGFLARLEIYRTSIKIGFGFLAKVSKDPKLSSLLISFALYLCFLFLLFLYDSLSRQPRRNESSMQ comes from the coding sequence ATGAGAGATCAGAGTATTGATATCCTACGTGGATTGTTTGTCTTTCTTATGATACTTGTTAACCTTCCTGGTTCCTGGGGGGCGATGTACACTCCACTCCAACATGCCGAAAAGACAGGAATCCACTTAGCAGATTTAGTATTTCCTGGATTTTTATATGTCCTCGGTTTTAGTTATTACCTGCAAATAGCAAATGAGAATTCCATTCGCTCCTGGAAAAAAGCTGTGTTTCGCGTTTTCCTTATCTTTCTATTAGGTATTTTTTTATCCTTATTCCCAAAATGGAATTGGGAAGAGTTTCGTTTGATGGGAGTTCTACAGAGGATTGCACTCGTTTATGCTATCATCTATTTACTTTTACCCAAGGCAAAGCTCGGACCTTCTTTTTGGCTAAGCTTTTTCTTTTTGTCCCTTCTAAGTCTTGGCAATGAATTTTGGAACCAGAGGCTAGGTGGGTTTCAGTGGGAAAGTTTTGAGACCAAAGAAAGTTTATCAGCGTATTTGGACCGCTTCCTTCTTGGTAAACATATCTGGAAACCTGACTATGATCCCGAAGGAGTATTAACAACTATCATTTCTGTACAAAGTGCACTTTTAGGTTTTTTATCCGCTTGGTTTCGACAAAACAAAAAAGATACCCTTATCCAATTGGCATTTGTATTTCTCTTGTTTGCTCTTGTCATCACAATCCCAAGACCGCCCAGTAAACTCTTCTGGAATCTATCCTTTGTTTTTTGGAATGCCTGTTTTTGTACTCTTTTCTTAGATTTGATCCAAAGAGGGCAAAGGGTTTCCATCGGCTTTCAGGTAGCGTATTGGATGTTTTCACCCTTCGGGAGGCATGCACTTCTCCTGTTCTTTTTGATGGGGTTTTTGGCTCGATTGGAAATCTACCGAACAAGTATAAAGATTGGATTTGGATTTTTGGCTAAGGTAAGTAAGGATCCCAAACTTTCGAGCCTACTAATTTCTTTTGCATTGTATTTGTGTTTTCTCTTCTTACTATTTCTTTATGATTCTCTAAGCAGACAACCAAGAAGAAACGAGAGCTCAATGCAATAA